The Acropora muricata isolate sample 2 chromosome 7, ASM3666990v1, whole genome shotgun sequence genomic interval tctacgaaaaccgaaaaccggatgctaaaaaCGAAATATCCGCAAACCGCAACGAGCactaaaaccgaaaaaccgggCTTTTagcacaaaaaccgaaaaaccaatctaaaaaatagccaaaaccgaaaatcccaatgtccccctcatTCAGGTGTAAGAATCCCTCAAAATGAGGATGAGATGAATTCGAATGTGTTCCCCAAAGGTGATACGACAAATGACATTTGCAGTAGTTACCATACTGATCTTTCCAGGGTCAAgctctttttatttttgctcttcGAAGAAGTTCACCAGTCTGGTAGTATGCTCCCATATCATCTGTTCCACAAATTGTTGATCTGAGTCGTATACTGGCGCAGCGCTGTGACCAGCCACTTACGAAGGAATATCCACGCAGGACCGTAGTATCTTTCCGACCTTTTTATTGGAAAATGGACAATAGATTCATGATAGCGTGCTGGAGTCTTTCAAGTCATTCATGCAAACGCGAAGTTTGAGAATTATCACTAGTATTTTCATAACTCGACGGACAAGCAGTCTTGGGCTTTATTGTATTCGTGCTTAGCTGCCTAATTCAGCGGCTTTATAACACTGAAAGAACGTGCGTAGAAACACCATTCATTCAGAGCAAGTTAGTAAGTTCCAAAAAGTAGTCCACAGGTCTTAATTTCGGAACAAAAGACTCAGTCTGTGATAATAGTTTCTTTATTTTGACTTTACATGGAGTTACGTTACACGTTCACAGGTTACAGCAGCTTTCGTATATTTAATCGACATTTGTGATCAATTCAATTGTGGTTATTATAAGCACTTATAAATAGTTTATTGGATagtcatacatgtccaatactgtgacataatgagatccATATTACTTTACATTAGACATCACAAAAGTGTCCCGttgattagggttaggggacactttgtgatgtctaacACAAAgtatcatgaatctcattatgtcaaaGCATTGGACAACCCGCTGGATAGTAAGTCAAACAGACCTACAGGACGACTTTATGCATAAAGGGTAATAAAGAATTACAATGTATTATATTTCAATCGTGTTATCGTACATGTTGATATGAGTGAATGGATAAAGAAAAAGGTAGGGTGAATGCTAGAAAATTGTCCATCCTTTTATGGTGACAATTCGACCTTAATCAATTTTCTCTGTAAAGTTATAAACCTAACCAATATAATCCAAGTAAGACTGACTCTCTCCAAGAGACTGATATACTACCATATGCGGTCCATATTGAGTATGTTATTTTTCTCTCATCTACTCTACACTGAGTATTTCCTAACAATACACACCTCTAACCTCGCTAAAAAAGCTTTGTTGATAAGTTTAAAATCCCACTACCACCGCTTTTCAACACGGATCTTGTAAGGAGCTGGATAACGCGTAAAACCAGAGACTCCTTTAACATCTGGGAGACTTCCATCTTCTGCTGGCAAAAACGTAAACTTGTGCAGCAtacaagaaacaaacaagaacagctCAACCTACAAGACAAAATGACAACATCCTCAGAATAAAGAAATGTTGCAAGGTTGTGGATGTCGAGCCACAACTCCTCGCTCAGGCGTAAATTAGACACTGAAGAAAAGTCTTGACAAAAGATTCTAGATAGGCAAACAGACAAGCTACTAATCGAGTCCATGTTGATGAGGGGGTGAGGTGGGAGATAGTGCATGTGCCAAAAGAAACCCTCACTTCAAGTTAATATCAAATTATCcactgaaactcagcccacatacaaACATACAATATTGATCGCATGAGAGAGGTACAATCTATCATTACAGCCTAGTAACTCTATTCACTCTTGCTTTTAGACCTTCACAGCGACTCTGGTCAAGCtgtaaaattacaaatttaaataATAAACCTTTTTCTGATGCATCAACCTGCATCCTTTAATTCTTTACCTTTGCCAAGGCTTCACCAGCACAAACTCGACGTCCAGCGGAAAAAGGCAGAAAGTTGCCAGAGTTGGTAATGAGGTTGCCATCAGAATCAATATGGCGGCGTATGTCGAACCTTTCTGGATTCTCCCAACAGCTTGGATCTTCATGGATACAACGCAAATTAACCATGACAACAGTATCCTTTGGAACACGATATTTTCCAAGTGAAGTGTCCTTCAGAGTGTAATGAGGAAGCCCAACTTCAGCAACATTTCCAAGACGCAGTGCCTCTAGGACTGTGGCTTTGATCAATGGTAGATTAAGGCTGTCATCTAATCCCGGCATTCTTCCCTTTCCAACAACTTCATCCAACTGTTCCTGTATCATGGTCTGATATTCTGGGTTATTTACTAAGTATGCAATAACCCACCGCAAGGTAGTGCTAGTTGTTTCGTAACCAGCACTGAACATGTCTTCCAAAGTGTTGATAATGTAATCATCAGATAGCAGAGCTGTTTTTTCATCTTCTTCAATTTCAGCCTCTGCAGCGTCCCTCTCCTTTATCAACATTTGGATTAGACTCTTCACCTCTGCTGCTGGATCATAGTTTTCCTGCTGTTTCTTCAGTTCCTTGCGAAGGATCTCAAAGACACGGGTGGTCAAATTATTTAATCTTTTATACGCCTTAAATGGAAAATACTTTGCCCATGAAAATATATCCAAGACAAAAATGTCTGAATTCAGTTCAGCATCCGTGAAGGATTCATTATTCAAGCGCAAGAGTTCCTCGAAATCTGGATGAGAGGAATTAAAATGTCCCCCAAAGGAGATACAACAAATGATGTTTGCAACAGTTTCCATTAGAATCTGCCCAGGGTTGAAATCTTTTCCATTTTGTTCCTCAAAATACTCCAGAAGCATGGTAACTTGCTTTGAGATGGTCTCCTCCACTAGTTTCTGGTCAGAGAGGTATTGCCGCACCGCTGTCATGAACAGCTTACGATGGAATTTCCATGCAGGGCCGTAGTTCCCTAATGCAATATCTTTGCCATCTATTTTGGAACAGAATTTGCATAATGTTGGAGGGATAAATTCCATAAAATGACTAACTTATAAAGTGACAAAGGAAGGCTCAAAAACAGACCAAGACCTATGTCACTGCACTACTAGTCACACCAAAGTTTTCaaattgactgtcgaaagtaattataTCATTGTGATTTCTCACATGCTTAGAGAaaattacatgtaattgctGGGAATTCTGATTGCTTCATCATGCTGGTTTCTTCTGTTGCAATTGTTCATAGTAATAACATTGGTATTGGCTTTTccacagttatttgaaaacacttGATACAATATTGTGGAAAAAAACCATGCTCAGGGTCTTGGGTATTGCCAAAGGCAGAGGTTGGTACTTAAAACAGAGGGCAAACTTTTCCATATGGAAGCACATCAGCTTTCTTTTTCTAAAGCCAATCAAAAAACATTCTCCTCACAAAAATGCTGCTggtatattaattattattattattttgatcttGCTGTGAactaaagaaacaagaaaatcaaactTGTCATATAGTTATAGATGGcaatgaaataccaggatttttcCAGTGACCAAAATTTTGTATCCAGTGAACATACAATGTTTACATCTTTTCCATGTGAACATAAGGCCGTCATGATTTCACCAGTCTAAGCCAATAGGAAATTACCATAACAGcatcacattttttttgttaaattatttACACATTTTAAGGGGAATTCACATAGCCTTTTTTAATGAAATTGCATATGTCTTTATTGCTATAACATTCAGAATAAACAGATAACAGCTACCTATTTTCTCTATTTAAGATGCATGTAAATCCTCTGTTTGTTCAGgactaaattttttcctttcaaatttcactaattaaaaataaatataactCCATCACTAAGATGTCATCAAGCACTTTAGTGAAAGGATTAATACAGACTAGAAAGATACATATTTACGAAACAAACACTATACTGGATGTGCTACCTACACCGAAGAGGCTTGTCCAAGTAAttcttacaattattattagtgtaCCAACTTCAATACAAGAATTTACTGACACAATCCCATATACCTACCTATCGTTTCAATCATAAAGCTATGAAATGGCGGCCTTCCTGCATAATCAGCAGATTTCTTGACCAGCACTTCCTTGACGGAGGCAACATCTTCAGCAATGACAAATTTGTAGCTTCCAAGTTTCAATGAATACAATGAACCATACTTCTTTCTCAAACTTCAAAGAAGAAGGAGGAAATCATGTAAACAATACGCCTTTATTTCTAGTGTTAATTTCAATAATGACTTTTATGGACCTTTACTTTTCATCATTTCTCTCTCTGCCAAAGTTGAAAACAGGCTCAGTTAACTCACAAGGAAAAGCACATTTGATATCACAAGAGATGAAAAAAAGGGTCGCAGGGATGgcgttgtggtgagagcactcgcctcccaccaatgtggcccgggttcgattcccagatcgggcgtcatatgtgggttgagtttgttggttctctactctgcactgagtggttttctctgggtactccggtttcccctctcctcaaaaaccaaaatttgacttgattgtgttaatattgttaatttgatttacagtgtccccaattagcgctccagcgctagaaagactagacacttcaataaagttccttaccttaccttaccttttTACAACAAGAAGATTTACAAATCTACAGTTTTGAACATAATTTCGCCCTTAGGACTTTGCTCTTACAAAAAACTAATGCAAAAAAAGAGTCAATCTTCTCATCTTCTTATAATGGTAAATGAACTCTTATCAactggttttgttttactttcatGTTGACATGACACCACAGACATTTTTAGAAACTTAGATCGTGAAAATTATATGGAAAAGAGCAAAAAATGTTTGCAATAAAAATTATATATTATGTatgttgtaaaataataatatcctGTACCcagtattatttttttaaagcaaagttCATGTATTTGAAAATTTGCTTCCCTGTTCATTTGGATTATTATTCAGAGTAAAATTAATTTAGTGGGTTGCAAGTGCATACTGATTTGAGCAGATCAAAGCCTCCACTTTATTATTGCTTTCTTAAATCAACAAATTCCTAGCAAAATTTTGAGCACAAACAAATTGCCTAGTTATTCCACATTAGTTCTGGGCATGACATTGCGTTGTTGCGGGATTTGAACACTATTCACAGACCTCAATGGCCGGGCTATAAAGTGACCATTGATTTGCGTACAGATGCAAGCAATAACTTGTTTAACTAGCAATAATTTTGCACTGGCTACTTTTACAATTCAGGCATAGGAAGGGCCTGCAGGGTGCCACCTTGGAGAGGGTTTGTTGAGATCTCACGCACCGAAGAACTCAGATCCCCttaaatttcttgaaaaatctcACCCAAAAAATATAAGGGACACGCACTGGAATTGAAAATACAAACCTTACGGTTGCATCCATGAAGCTCTCTCCGGGAGCAAGAGAATCAAAACTCAACAAATTTCCAACGAAAGGCAAACTTGTCAAACGAGGCCCTGGTGGCATATTTCTAAACTCATAAAGCTCGATCAGTTGATTaagaattaaaaagaaaacaaacacaagCACGATGTTACCAAAGGTCAGGCATTCACTACAGAAGTATTCCATGATGAACAGCTTGTAAACAGCCTCGTGATCATGTCATGATCGCGAAAAGAATGGGGCTCAAAGGAACCCGCGCAAATACAAAATCTTGTCGATTTGTGATCAAGAAAAATTTCAACTTTTAGCTTATTGAACGAGCTCGTTATCCACACAAAGTCATTTAACTGGCATTACTACGTTGCATCTTTTTGTATCTATGGGACTTTTGAAGCTCAACTTGGAAAAGCAACTGGAACGAGGAAAATTTAGCTGGAAAATGAAGTGAAGTGACGCTGCAATTTGTCATGTTTTCGGTGAGATCCGCTTAATATAAACTTGAATTGAATGAACTTTACAGAAATCAATTTAATGGTGTTTATCATAATTGATCTAAGAGCTTATTATCTACATTACTGGTGATATTAAAGTGGTTGGAGCAAATGTGGGAATGGTTTTATAGGGATGATACGATTCAATTTTCGTAATCATTTGAAGGCAGGATTAAATAGGGGAGGAGTCGATTTTTGACGAACAAGATAATATTCTGGCTGTCTTACTAACAGAATTCAGGGTCAGTCATTTCCACATCATTGAATAAACACGGCTGCTATTATGATTTTTCTTGTTGAGGCTATAAAACTTACGAATAATTCAAATGGCATGGGTTGTTGGATGGTCCCTTTGCAGGCCGTGTATGTTGTAGttgttactttttttgtttctttcaggtAGGTCCTTTAGTTTACACTCACCAGAacacaaagaaagcaaagacaTAGCAGGTACTGCTCACTTTATGAGCACATTCATATAATCGTGCTCTcatttcgtaaaaaaaaaaacattattgaCCAGTtcccagttattcaaaggttGGATACTGCAAGGTGCTCAAAAttacagtacagaccaagaCAACAAGGCTAATAAGACGcttattatatctcttggaaataaAATCGAGCTAGAAAGTACACCACAAAGTCAAACAGTCTGTACTTTAGAATATAGTACCTGAGAATATTTGGTGTTATCATACAAATTAATAAGAGTGAACATAGAAGGGTAATGAAGCTTATCCATCCTTTTGTGGTGACAATTTGACCTTAACACCTTCACTgccaaatgagcgctcagggcacttatagattttagtctgtctaacgccagacaatttaactcgtcaatggggaaccccttggacgggaaagggttaaccaagTCAAATTTCGGTACAAAACCTAACCTTTGTAATCTAAGACTCATCGTTCAACAAGTTGAAAAACTACTGTATGTGGTGCATATTGAATATAATTCATATATTTTTCTCGCATCTAATCTATACTGTGTGTTTCCATACATCCTACTTAATAACTAAacaactttttttgttttttgttcagtAGTAATTAAAATCCCACTACCACCGCTTTTCAACACGGATCTTGTAAGGAGCTGGATAACGTGTAAAACCAGAGACTCCTTTAACATCTGGTAGACTTCCATCTTCTGCTGGCAAAAACGAAAACTTGTGCAGCAtacaagaaacaaacaagaacagctCAACCTACAAGACAAAATGACATGATCCTTAAGATACAGGAACGATTGTTGTACATTGAGCCATAACTCCTCGCTCAGGTGTAAAATAGACACTGAGGAAAAGTCTTCAAGTTGACAAAAGGTACTAGCATCAGTTCCATGTAAACAAGCCTCTGGCTATCTCTTTTCTTTCGTGGTGTATTTTTTTCCAGAAGAACttccaaccaatcaaattaaacCTGAACAACTGACAACCTACAGTCTATGAGTCCATGATGATGAGACGGTGGGGTGGGGGAATATTGTGTATGTACCAGGCCAAAAACTCTCACTTCAAGTTAATACATATAATGTACTGTACATATAGACAATACTGATTAAACAACAGAGTTACATTCTATGATTGTAGTATAACTCTATTCAATCTTACTTTTAAAGGTACATGGTGATTCTGGTAAATCtgtaaaatgttaatttttatgACAATTAACCTTTTTTTCTGAATTAATGCATTGGAGTGCTACCTTTAAATTTCAGGAGGACAGGTGGAACCAGAGGGAGAGACAGTGGTTTCCATCTGTTCAAGTAAAGCCCTGTTGAACAGGGTTCAAAACTGGATGGGTGACAATCTGGGAAATGAACCACTCCTCCCACAtgtactacaaatgttgtatctACCCTGAATACCAGTCAATCCCAACCACCTGCCGAGGATTTTCTCCAAGcactctggtttcctccctcatGAGAACTGACTCTTTCCAGTACTTGCAAGACCCCATTTATAACATTGTTTTGTACTGAATGGCTATTGTGAATAAATTTATTCAATATTTCTTACCTTTGCCAAGGCTTCACCAGCACAAACTCGACGTCCAGCTGAGAAAGGCAGAAAGTTGCCTGAATTAGTAATGAGGTTGCCATCAGAATCAATATGGCGCTGTGGGTTGAAGGTTTCTGGATTCTCCCAACAGTTTGGATCTTCATGGATACAACGCAAATTAACCATTACAACAGTATCCTTTGGCATACGATATTTTCCAAGTGAAGTGTCCTTCAGAGTGTAATGAGGAAGGGCGAGTTCAGCAACATTACCAAGTCGCAGTGCTTCCAGAACTGTGGCTTTGATCAATGGTAGATTAAGGCTGTCATCTAATCCTGGCATTCTTCCCTTTCCAACAACTTCATCCAACTGTTCGTGTATCATGGACTGATATTCTGGGTTATTTACTAAGTATGCAATAACCCACCGCAAGGTAgtgcttgttgtttcataacCAGCACTGAACATGTCTGATACAGTGTTGATAATGTAATCATCAGATAGCAGAGCTGTTTTTTCATCTTCTTCAATTTCAGCCTCTGCAGCATCCCTTTCCTTTATCAACATTTGGATTAGACTCTTCACCTCTGCAGTTGGATCATAATTTTCCCGCTGTTTCTTCAATTCCTTTCGAAGGATCTCAAAGATAGGGATGGTGAAATCATCT includes:
- the LOC136922101 gene encoding steroid 17-alpha-hydroxylase/17,20 lyase-like → MEYFCSECLTFGNIVLVFVFFLILNQLIELYEFRNMPPGPRLTSLPFVGNLLSFDSLAPGESFMDATVSLRKKYGSLYSLKLGSYKFVIAEDVASVKEVLVKKSADYAGRPPFHSFMIETIDGKDIALGNYGPAWKFHRKLFMTAVRQYLSDQKLVEETISKQVTMLLEYFEEQNGKDFNPGQILMETVANIICCISFGGHFNSSHPDFEELLRLNNESFTDAELNSDIFVLDIFSWAKYFPFKAYKRLNNLTTRVFEILRKELKKQQENYDPAAEVKSLIQMLIKERDAAEAEIEEDEKTALLSDDYIINTLEDMFSAGYETTSTTLRWVIAYLVNNPEYQTMIQEQLDEVVGKGRMPGLDDSLNLPLIKATVLEALRLGNVAEVGLPHYTLKDTSLGKYRVPKDTVVMVNLRCIHEDPSCWENPERFDIRRHIDSDGNLITNSGNFLPFSAGRRVCAGEALAKVELFLFVSCMLHKFTFLPAEDGSLPDVKGVSGFTRYPAPYKIRVEKRW
- the LOC136922100 gene encoding steroid 17-alpha-hydroxylase/17,20 lyase-like, which translates into the protein MEHFCCECLTFGNIVLVFVFLLILNQLIELYEFRNMPPGPRLTSLPFIGNLLSFDSLAPGESFMDATKSLRKNYGSLYSLKLGSYKFVIAEDVASVKEVLVKKSADYAGRPPFYSFLKSSMDGKDIALGNYGPAWKFHRKVFMTAVRQYLSDQKLVEESISKQVTMLLQYFEEQNGKDFNPGQILMETVANVICRISFGEHFNSSHPDFEELLRLNNESFTDTELSSVIFVLDLFSWAKYFPFKAYKRLDDFTIPIFEILRKELKKQRENYDPTAEVKSLIQMLIKERDAAEAEIEEDEKTALLSDDYIINTVSDMFSAGYETTSTTLRWVIAYLVNNPEYQSMIHEQLDEVVGKGRMPGLDDSLNLPLIKATVLEALRLGNVAELALPHYTLKDTSLGKYRMPKDTVVMVNLRCIHEDPNCWENPETFNPQRHIDSDGNLITNSGNFLPFSAGRRVCAGEALAKVELFLFVSCMLHKFSFLPAEDGSLPDVKGVSGFTRYPAPYKIRVEKRW